In a single window of the Vitis vinifera cultivar Pinot Noir 40024 chromosome 6, ASM3070453v1 genome:
- the LOC100256432 gene encoding protein ETHYLENE INSENSITIVE 3 produces MMMFDEMGICGNLEFMSVPFMEGDMAASQPEQVAPVDDEYTDEEMDVDELQRRMWRDKLRLKRLKEQKEDQNGADTVKQRQSQEQARRKKMSRAQDGILKYMLKMMEVCKAQGFVYGIIPEKGKPVSGASDNLREWWKDKVRFDRNGPAAIAKYQADNLIPGKQEGCNSVGPTSHTLHELQDTTLGSLLSALMQHCEPPQRRFPLEKGIPPPWWPTGNEEWWPQLGSPKDQGPPPYKKPHDLKKAWKVSVLTAVMKHMSPDISKIRKLVRQSKCLQDKMTAKESATWLAIINQEEALARKLYPDYRPPLSSASGSGSFSIKDCGEYDVEGVQDELSFEIQECKPDSSNFSNLNVEKMSPRLPVPQLPYPMKGEVVTNLDFLHKRKPSHDLEMMMDHKIYTCEFLQCPHSEPQFGFHDRISRDNHQLTCSYRSNSSEFGMLNLHVNEVKPVAFPLPFGQPKPAAPAANSASASFDLSGLGVPEDGQKMIGDLMSFYDTNIQGSKVSNPRSIAVTNDQNLQHPKRQHHQNNSFHGFLQESNMTHNHHMFPREESQFDRSKLLNSRFETSPNENAFQFIYGPAFDLSSIDYVEDIPATTATDISSKQDASIWY; encoded by the coding sequence ATGATGATGTTTGATGAAATGGGAATTTGCGGTAATCTTGAGTTTATGTCCGTTCCTTTCATGGAAGGAGACATGGCTGCCTCTCAGCCTGAACAGGTGGCCCCTGTGGATGATGAATATACTGATGAAGAGATGGATGTGGATGAGCTACAGAGGAGGATGTGGAGAGATAAATTACGCCTCAAGCGGCTTAAGGAACAGAAAGAGGATCAGAATGGAGCTGATACTGTTAAGCAGCGGCAGTCTCAGGAGCAGGCAAGGAGGAAGAAAATGTCAAGGGCACAAGATGGGATACTGAAATACATGTTGAAGATGATGGAAGTTTGTAAAGCTCAGGGCTTTGTATATGGTATTATTCCAGAGAAGGGAAAGCCAGTGAGTGGGGCCTCTGACAATCTTCGAGAGTGGTGGAAGGACAAAGTCAGGTTTGATCGGAATGGCCCAGCTGCCATAGCAAAGTACCAAGCGGACAATTTGATCCCAGGGAAACAAGAAGGCTGTAATTCAGTTGGTCCTACTTCACACACCTTGCATGAGCTTCAAGACACAACCCTTGGTTCACTCTTATCTGCACTCATGCAGCATTGTGAACCCCCACAGAGGCGGTTTCCATTAGAGAAGGGTATCCCACCGCCATGGTGGCCTACTGGGAATGAGGAATGGTGGCCCCAGCTGGGTTCACCAAAAGATCAGGGTCCTCCTCCTTACAAAAAGCCTCATGATTTGAAGAAGGCATGGAAGGTGAGTGTTCTGACTGCAGTTATGAAGCATATGTCACCTGATATTTCAAAAATTCGCAAGCTTGTGAGGCAGTCCAAGTGCTTGCAAGACAAGATGACGGCCAAGGAGAGTGCCACATGGCTTGCTATCATCAACCAGGAGGAGGCCTTAGCCAGAAAGCTTTACCCTGATTACCGCCCCCCTTTGTCCTCTGCTAGTGGGAGTGGGTCTTTTTCCATCAAGGATTGCGGCGAGTACGATGTTGAAGGGGTTCAGGATGAACTGAGTTTTGAGATTCAGGAATGCAAACCTGATAGCAGCAATTTTTCCAATTTGAATGTGGAGAAAATGAGCCCAAGGCTGCCAGTTCCACAACTGCCTTACCCGATGAAGGGAGAAGTTGTCACCAACTTGGATTTCCTTCACAAGAGAAAGCCATCTCATGATCTGGAGATGATGATGGATCACAAGATTTATACATGCGAGTTTCTTCAGTGTCCTCACAGTGAACCCCAGTTCGGTTTCCATGACAGGATTTCTCGGGATAATCATCAACTGACTTGCTCTTATAGAAGCAATTCCTCAGAGTTTGGAATGTTGAATCTTCATGTTAATGAAGTTAAACCAGTTGCTTTCCCTCTACCCTTTGGCCAACCCAAGCCTGCCGCTCCAGCAGCTAACTCTGCCTCGGCTTCATTCGACCTATCAGGACTTGGAGTTCCTGAAGATGGTCAGAAAATGATTGGTGATCTCATGTCATTTTATGACACCAACATTCAAGGGAGCAAGGTCTCGAATCCCAGGAGCATTGCAGTCACAAATGACCAAAACCTTCAGCATCCGAAGCGTCAACATCATCAGAACAACTCCTTTCATGGATTCTTGCAAGAATCCAACATGACCCACAATCACCACATGTTCCCCCGAGAGGAAAGCCAGTTTGATCGGTCTAAGCTTTTGAATTCTCGATTCGAGACCAGCCCGAACGAAAACGCTTTCCAGTTTATATATGGGCCTGCTTTCGATTTGTCATCAATCGATTATGTGGAGGACATTCCAGCAACGACTGCAACAGATATTTCATCAAAGCAGGATGCTTCTATCTGGTATTGA